The following coding sequences are from one Ammospiza nelsoni isolate bAmmNel1 chromosome 5, bAmmNel1.pri, whole genome shotgun sequence window:
- the TAB1 gene encoding TGF-beta-activated kinase 1 and MAP3K7-binding protein 1: MAAQRRSLLQSEQQPSWTDDLPSCHLSGVGSAPNRSYSADGKGTEGHPLEDNWLKFRSENNCYLYGVFNGYDGNRVTNFVGQRLSAELLLGQLHADHSDADVRRVLLQAFDVVERSFLESIDDALAEKASLQSQLPEGVPHHQLPPQYQKIVERLKVVEQEISGGAMAIVAVVLNNKLYIANVGTNRALLCKSTVDGLQVTQLNVDHTTENEDELFRFSQLGLDAGKIKQVGTIRGQESTRRIGDYKVKYGYTDIELLSAAKSKPIIAEPEIHGGHSLDGVTGFLVLMSEGLYKALEAAHGPGQANQEIAAMIATEFAKQTSLDAVAQAVVDRVKRIHCDTFASGGERSKFCPRHEDMTLLVRNFGYPLGEMSQPTLTPTQGGRVYPVSVPYSSSQSTSKTSVTLSLVMPSQGQMVNGAHSSSTLDEATPTLTNQSPTVTLQSTNTHTQSSSSSSDGGLFRSRPAHSLQPDEDGRVEPYVDFAEFYRLWNMDHGEQGALTVS; encoded by the exons ATGGCGGCGCAGAGGAGGAGTCTGCTGCAGAGT GAACAGCAGCCCAGTTGGACAGATGACTTACCATCCTGCCATCTCTCTGGGGTGGGCTCAGCTCCAAACCGTTCCTACAGTGCAGATGGCAAGGGGACAGAGGGTCACCCCTTGGAAGATAACTGGTTAAAATTCAG GAGTGAGAACAACTGCTACCTCTATGGTGTCTTCAATGGCTATGATGGCAACCGAGTCACCAACTTCGTGGGTCAGAGGCTCtctgcagaactgctgctgggccagctcCACGCAGACCACAGCGATGCTGACGTGCGTCGAGTTCTGCTGCAG GCTTTTGATGTGGTGGAAAGAAGTTTCCTGGAGTCCATTGATGATGCCTTAGCAGAGAAGGCCAGCCTACAGTCTCAGCTACCAGAG GGTGTCCCTCAccaccagctccctcctcaGTACCAGAAGATTGTGGAGAGGTTGAAGGTTGTAGAGCAGGAGATCTCTGGAGGAGCCATGGCTATTGTGGCTGTCGTTCTCAACAACAAACTCTACATCGCCAATGTGG GTACCAATCGGGCACTCCTGTGCAAGTCCACGGTGGATGGGCTGCAGGTGACTCAGCTCAACGTGGACCACACGACAGAGAATGAAGATGAGCTCTTTCGCTTCTCTCAGCTGG GCTTGGAtgcagggaaaataaaacaagtggGAACTATTCGTGGGCAGGAAAGCACTCGGCGCATTGGAGATTACAAAGTCAAGTACGGCTATACCGATATTGAACTGCTCAG TGCTGCTAAATCTAAGCCCATCATAGCAGAGCCTGAAATCCACGGAGGGCACTCGCTGGATGGGGTGACGGGCTTCTTGGTGCTCATGTCCGAAGGGCTCTACAAAGCACTGGAGGCAGCCCATGGGCCTGGGCAGGCCAACCAG GAAATTGCAGCCATGATAGCCACAGAGTTTGCCAAGCAGACGTCGCTGGATGCTGTGGCACAAGCAGTGGTGGACCGGGTTAAGCGCATTCACTGTGACACTTTCGCCAGTGGTGGGGAGCGGTCCAAGTTCTGTCCCCGTCACGAAGACATGACGCTGCTTGTGAGGAATTTTGGGTACCCCCTGGGTGAGATGAGCCAGCCCACGCTGACACCAACGCAAG GAGGCCGTGTGTACCCAGTCTCTGTGCCATATTCCAGCTCCCAAAGCACAAGCAAGACAAGTGTCACGCTGTCTCTTGTCATGCCTTCTCAAGGCCAGATGGTCAATGGTGCTCACAGCAGCTCAACTCTGGACGAAGCCACTCCCACCCTCACTAA CCAAAGCCCAACGGTGACGCTGCAGTCGACCAACACTCACACGCAGAGCAGCAGCTCGAGTTCGGACGGAGGTCTGTTCCGCTCCCGCCCTGCCCACTCGCTGCAGCCCGACGAGGATGGCCGTGTGGAGCCCTACGTGGATTTCGCAGAGTTTTACCGGCTCTGGAACATGGACCATGGCGAGCAGGGAGCACTGACTGTGTCCTAA